The Cytobacillus firmus genome segment AAGTTATACACATTATACCTTGAGCATTTCATTGATTTCTTTCAGCTGTTTTTCAAATTGTGAATCAGACTGAAGCATCTTTGATATTTTTTCATGGGCGTGAATGACGGTCGTATGGTCCCTTCCGCCAAATTCCTCTCCTATTTTAGGCAGAGAAAAGTCGGTTAACTCCCGGGACAAATACATGGCAATCTGACGGGGGAATGCGACAGACTTTGTTCGTTTCTTCGCCTTAAAATCCTCAAGCTTTACATTAAAATGTTCCCCAACCACCCTTTGGATTTCAAGGATGGTAATGACCTTTGGCTTGGAGCTTGGAATAATATCCTTTAAAGCTTCTGCAGCAAGGTCGGCATTAATATCTTTATTTATTAAAGAGGAGTATGCTACTACACGAATCAGAGCACCTTCAAGCTCACGGATGTTGGAATCAATCTGATTGGCAATATAAAGCATAACCTCATTAGGAATATCAAGTCCCTCTGCTTTGGCCTTTTTACGCAGTATGGCAATACGCGTTTCAAGGTCAGGAGGTGTAATGTCAGTAATTAGTCCCCATTCAAATCTGGAGCGGAGACGGTCTTCCAGTGTCGGTATTTCTTTTGGAGGACGGTCACTTGAAATAATGATCTGCTTGCTTTCTTCATGCAATGTATTAAAAGTATGGAAAAATTCCTCCTGCGTCTGTTCTTTTCCAGCCAAAAACTGAATATCATCGATAAGAAGAACATCCACATTTCGATATCTATCGCGGAAATCGCCCGCTTTGTTATCTCGGATCGAGTTAATAAATTCGTTCGTAAATTTCTCGGAAGATAAGTATACGACTTTAGCTGAAGGATTATGATCTAATACATAATGGCCGATTGCGTGCATAAGGTGAGTTTTTCCGAGTCCAACTCCCCCATAAATAAATAAAGGATTATATGCCTTCGCCGGTGCCTCTGCTACAGCTAGTGAAGCTGCATGGGCGAATCGGTTTCCGGATCCGATGACAAACGTGTCGAATGTATACTTCGGGTTCAGCATCGTTAAAGGCAGTTCCGGCTGTTCTTCATCCTGCTTTTTCTTTTTTGGCGGAAGAGGAAGATCGATTTCTTCTTCACTCTGATTTTGCGGAATGATGAATTTCACTCCTAATTCTTCACCGGTAATGTCATAAAGAATTCCGGAGATCAGCTGGGAATAACGCTCTTCAAGCCAGTCACGGGCAAACTCATTCGGGGCCT includes the following:
- the dnaA gene encoding chromosomal replication initiator protein DnaA, translating into MENIADLWNNALANIEKKISKPSFDTWLKSTKAHSLQGDTLVVKAPNEFARDWLEERYSQLISGILYDITGEELGVKFIIPQNQSEEEIDLPLPPKKKKQDEEQPELPLTMLNPKYTFDTFVIGSGNRFAHAASLAVAEAPAKAYNPLFIYGGVGLGKTHLMHAIGHYVLDHNPSAKVVYLSSEKFTNEFINSIRDNKAGDFRDRYRNVDVLLIDDIQFLAGKEQTQEEFFHTFNTLHEESKQIIISSDRPPKEIPTLEDRLRSRFEWGLITDITPPDLETRIAILRKKAKAEGLDIPNEVMLYIANQIDSNIRELEGALIRVVAYSSLINKDINADLAAEALKDIIPSSKPKVITILEIQRVVGEHFNVKLEDFKAKKRTKSVAFPRQIAMYLSRELTDFSLPKIGEEFGGRDHTTVIHAHEKISKMLQSDSQFEKQLKEINEMLKV